A stretch of the Teretinema zuelzerae genome encodes the following:
- the truB gene encoding tRNA pseudouridine(55) synthase TruB yields the protein MTQSISDGIVLLAKQSGRTSFSSLWQIKNALGTKKIGHTGTLDSFADGLLVALAGRYTRLGACISDSDKSYKALVLFGSETDTLDPEGSVIGTTSLPILSALNSAIQDFTGPIMQIPPHYSAVHVSGERASDRVRRGESISLEPRPVVIHSLELSDAKKSDGAPAYESDEVSSAVLDVRCSKGTYVRSLARDIVRAAGSLGYLGALRRTTVGPFFLKDAAGFDLLQPFGAPYAPIPREQKIEQADPADIRSHVLDLTPDFSRFLGLPPVQLKPEQINSFLKGVEPRETWFSESIDELRTVFHDGEFIGTVELKDRKLRYGFVAGKAHENR from the coding sequence ATGACTCAATCGATTTCCGATGGAATCGTCCTGCTGGCTAAACAATCCGGCAGGACGAGTTTTTCATCTTTATGGCAGATTAAAAACGCGTTGGGAACGAAAAAAATCGGGCACACCGGGACTCTCGATTCGTTTGCAGACGGATTGCTCGTAGCTCTTGCCGGAAGATACACTCGATTAGGCGCCTGCATCTCCGATTCCGATAAATCATACAAAGCATTGGTGCTCTTCGGTTCAGAAACCGATACGCTCGATCCGGAAGGATCCGTGATCGGAACAACTTCTCTTCCCATATTAAGCGCTCTTAATTCAGCAATTCAGGATTTCACCGGCCCGATCATGCAAATCCCTCCCCATTACTCTGCCGTGCATGTCTCAGGCGAAAGAGCCTCGGATCGGGTCAGGCGCGGAGAGTCTATTTCTCTTGAACCTCGTCCTGTCGTTATACATTCGTTAGAATTGAGCGACGCAAAAAAAAGCGACGGCGCGCCTGCTTACGAATCGGATGAGGTATCATCAGCAGTACTCGATGTACGCTGTTCAAAGGGAACGTATGTCAGATCCCTGGCTCGCGACATCGTTCGGGCGGCCGGCAGCCTGGGGTATCTCGGCGCGCTCAGAAGAACTACCGTAGGCCCGTTTTTTCTTAAAGACGCCGCCGGGTTTGATCTCCTCCAACCCTTTGGAGCCCCGTATGCGCCTATCCCGCGCGAACAAAAAATAGAACAGGCAGATCCTGCCGATATTCGCTCGCATGTATTGGACTTAACGCCCGATTTTTCACGATTCTTGGGTCTTCCGCCCGTTCAACTGAAACCAGAGCAGATCAACTCCTTTTTAAAAGGCGTCGAACCCAGAGAGACATGGTTTTCAGAATCAATAGACGAACTTCGCACTGTATTTCATGATGGCGAGTTCATCGGCACCGTGGAATTAAAAGACCGGAAGTTGCGATACGGTTTTGTGGCAGGAAAGGCGCATGAAAATCGTTAG
- the tgt gene encoding tRNA guanosine(34) transglycosylase Tgt, which produces MNKNSSIFRINHADSGSRARTGFIDLPHGTVQTPAFMPVGTNATVKAMTKDWLDEIGFEIILANTYHLYLRPGSKLIRDAGGLHGFSGWKKNFLTDSGGFQVFSLSSFRKITREGVKFRSHIDGSSHFLTPESVVGLQADFNSDIQMQLDVCTGFGTEWKKAKEALVITTDWAKRAKKAWLETPDEYQGKLFSIVQGNFYQDLRKESIDSVIDLDTPGIAIGGLSVGEPPEVYRDFLASTSELLPDDKPRYVMGIGTPDYILDAVLNGIDIFDCVLPTRNARNGSFFTRDGIIAIKKERFARDFGPIDPECSCRVCREYSRAYMRHLYKNDEILSSMLASYHNLAFLHQMMKEIRLAIQENRFVQYRSSFLSRFSGDSV; this is translated from the coding sequence ATGAATAAAAACAGTTCGATTTTTCGAATCAACCATGCCGACTCCGGTTCCAGGGCTCGTACCGGATTCATCGACTTGCCCCACGGCACCGTTCAAACTCCAGCCTTTATGCCGGTGGGGACCAATGCCACTGTGAAGGCAATGACGAAGGACTGGCTTGACGAAATTGGTTTCGAAATTATTTTGGCGAACACCTATCATTTGTATCTGAGGCCGGGCTCGAAATTGATTCGTGATGCCGGCGGATTGCACGGTTTTTCGGGGTGGAAAAAAAATTTCCTCACGGATTCGGGCGGCTTTCAGGTCTTTTCCCTGTCTTCTTTCCGGAAGATCACCCGCGAAGGAGTAAAGTTCCGCAGCCACATCGACGGCTCTTCACACTTTCTTACTCCCGAAAGCGTAGTAGGGCTTCAGGCAGATTTCAACAGCGATATACAAATGCAGCTGGACGTTTGCACGGGATTCGGTACTGAATGGAAAAAGGCGAAAGAAGCGCTCGTCATCACCACTGATTGGGCAAAACGGGCGAAAAAAGCCTGGCTTGAGACTCCGGACGAATATCAGGGAAAGCTGTTCTCAATAGTGCAGGGCAATTTTTACCAGGATCTTCGAAAGGAAAGCATCGATTCAGTAATCGATCTTGATACGCCGGGAATCGCCATCGGCGGCTTGTCGGTAGGAGAGCCGCCCGAAGTGTACCGCGATTTTCTCGCGTCTACTTCCGAATTGCTGCCGGACGACAAGCCTCGCTACGTAATGGGAATCGGCACCCCTGACTATATCCTCGACGCGGTGTTGAACGGAATCGACATTTTCGACTGCGTTCTTCCTACCCGAAACGCGCGAAACGGTTCTTTCTTCACCAGAGACGGGATAATTGCGATCAAGAAGGAACGATTTGCACGCGATTTCGGTCCGATAGATCCAGAATGCTCCTGCCGAGTATGCAGGGAATATTCCCGGGCGTATATGCGCCACTTGTATAAAAATGACGAGATACTCAGTTCAATGCTCGCATCGTATCACAATCTGGCCTTTCTTCACCAAATGATGAAGGAGATCCGGCTGGCAATACAAGAAAACAGGTTTGTCCAGTATCGATCGTCCTTTTTATCCCGTTTTTCCGGTGATTCCGTATGA
- a CDS encoding M16 family metallopeptidase has protein sequence MPINEFLLSGGTRFLAEPIATTKAVAIGFWFFCGSRDESADSNGITHFVEHMLFKGTSSHSARDISRFFDKTGGYCNAFTEREALCVHCLVPSLYAVEAMRLLRDMTSDSLFITSDIEAERKVILNEIVSSLDEPEEQAADRFFASLFPGSTYSLPVAGTVESVSSLSETDLVSFWNSLVKNGPALVSVAGNFDVQQCKELLDSFSFNPSALQPSFQQEPKTGCFNFHAGFAGSYSPFSQTQIWSASLFPMEKTAESWYAGELLACIVGDTPGSRLFQELREKEGLCYNVFTSFLPTREGLYLISGCSVNHDAAEKTMGVLLSEFDKLRMSGINREEFDYAREHLTGDLLLSAEDTDTRMKRLARQYLYNKSVFGIDQSAGIIESLNFDCVHNISKKAFAPESMHIFTYGTKKAVRKCVKLLKC, from the coding sequence ATGCCAATTAATGAGTTTCTTCTTTCGGGAGGAACCAGGTTTCTAGCTGAACCGATAGCGACGACAAAAGCCGTCGCTATCGGTTTTTGGTTTTTTTGCGGTTCCCGGGATGAAAGCGCGGATAGCAACGGAATAACTCATTTCGTTGAACACATGCTATTCAAAGGAACCTCCTCTCATTCCGCTAGAGACATATCGCGTTTTTTCGATAAAACCGGCGGGTATTGCAATGCATTCACGGAGCGTGAGGCTTTGTGTGTGCATTGCTTAGTGCCTTCCCTCTATGCAGTTGAGGCGATGCGGCTTCTTCGCGATATGACGTCTGATTCCCTCTTTATAACCTCGGACATAGAAGCGGAAAGAAAGGTTATTCTCAATGAAATAGTCAGCTCGCTCGATGAACCGGAGGAGCAGGCCGCGGATAGGTTTTTCGCCTCGCTTTTTCCCGGCAGTACGTATTCTCTGCCGGTCGCCGGAACCGTCGAATCTGTGAGCTCGCTTTCGGAAACGGATCTCGTTTCGTTCTGGAATTCCCTTGTGAAGAACGGACCTGCATTGGTCTCCGTCGCAGGAAACTTCGATGTGCAGCAGTGCAAAGAATTGCTTGATTCTTTCAGCTTTAACCCGTCTGCTCTGCAACCTTCGTTTCAACAAGAGCCCAAAACGGGTTGTTTCAATTTTCATGCCGGATTTGCCGGTTCGTATTCTCCTTTTTCGCAGACTCAGATATGGAGCGCTTCCTTGTTTCCGATGGAAAAAACCGCTGAATCCTGGTATGCCGGAGAGCTTCTCGCCTGCATCGTCGGCGATACTCCCGGTTCGCGGCTTTTTCAGGAATTGCGCGAAAAGGAAGGCTTATGCTACAACGTGTTCACGTCATTTCTTCCTACTCGGGAAGGCTTGTACCTTATCTCCGGCTGTTCAGTCAATCATGATGCTGCCGAAAAGACTATGGGCGTTCTTTTATCAGAGTTCGATAAATTGCGCATGTCAGGCATCAACCGGGAAGAATTCGATTATGCGCGCGAGCATTTGACAGGAGATCTCCTGTTGTCTGCAGAAGATACGGATACGCGGATGAAACGATTGGCGAGGCAATACCTGTACAATAAATCGGTATTCGGCATCGATCAAAGCGCCGGAATTATCGAGTCCCTGAACTTTGATTGTGTACATAATATCAGTAAAAAGGCTTTTGCTCCTGAATCTATGCATATCTTCACGTATGGAACAAAAAAGGCGGTTCGAAAATGCGTCAAGTTATTAAAGTGTTAA
- a CDS encoding LptF/LptG family permease, translating to MKAYTLFRYIAREMLLYFFVCFLFFFLVFFVNQILLMAEDILSKKAPVRDVASLIIFSLPAIIATSAPFAALVGTLMALGRLVSDREILSINALGIPVRFVLMPVLAVGILVSIGSFFTNDILLPAGTIRFNRLYRKIITSTPALELESNSIKRNQNAIIVSGTIKDGVMDSLLVIDSTDSGNKRIIAAPSAEIVQSSDAAVLMTLDMADAKIISFDRKNRTDYDVLNASGLSYNVLSKNILPSYSGKVTPREMSSRDLYAQLLEKKKGSDAKQINLYRMEFHKKFSIPFGAFFFVVLAFPLGMFAKTNGQSVGFIFGLIIAVLYWALLIGGQTLSVRLGFDGFVMMWLPNALVFATGAILGGRYLIR from the coding sequence ATGAAGGCTTATACTCTCTTTAGGTATATAGCAAGAGAAATGCTCTTGTATTTTTTTGTGTGTTTTCTTTTCTTCTTTCTCGTCTTTTTTGTAAACCAAATTCTGCTTATGGCTGAAGACATCCTTTCAAAAAAGGCGCCAGTCAGGGATGTCGCATCTCTCATTATCTTTTCTCTTCCCGCCATCATTGCAACAAGCGCTCCGTTCGCAGCACTCGTCGGAACGCTGATGGCTCTCGGCCGTCTGGTTTCAGACCGGGAGATTCTCTCGATAAACGCCCTCGGCATACCCGTCAGATTTGTGCTAATGCCAGTATTAGCCGTCGGTATATTGGTTTCGATCGGTTCTTTTTTTACTAACGACATCCTGCTTCCCGCGGGAACAATCAGATTCAACCGGCTATACAGAAAAATCATAACGTCGACTCCGGCTCTGGAGCTGGAATCGAACTCCATCAAACGAAACCAGAATGCAATTATCGTTTCCGGAACGATCAAAGACGGAGTCATGGATAGCCTGCTTGTTATCGACTCTACGGATTCCGGAAATAAACGCATCATCGCAGCGCCGTCTGCTGAAATTGTGCAGTCGTCGGACGCGGCCGTATTGATGACTCTCGACATGGCGGACGCCAAGATAATTTCGTTCGATAGAAAAAACAGGACAGACTACGACGTCCTCAATGCTTCAGGCCTTTCTTACAACGTGTTGTCGAAAAATATCTTGCCGTCTTATTCCGGCAAAGTTACCCCGAGAGAAATGAGCTCTAGGGACTTATATGCGCAACTTCTTGAAAAGAAAAAAGGCTCCGACGCAAAGCAGATTAATTTGTATCGAATGGAATTTCATAAGAAATTTTCCATTCCGTTCGGAGCTTTTTTCTTTGTCGTTCTCGCTTTTCCTCTCGGCATGTTCGCTAAAACAAACGGCCAGAGCGTCGGGTTTATTTTCGGATTGATCATAGCGGTTCTATATTGGGCACTATTGATAGGCGGCCAGACTTTGAGCGTCAGATTGGGCTTCGACGGCTTCGTCATGATGTGGCTTCCGAATGCGCTGGTGTTCGCCACTGGAGCGATTCTGGGCGGGAGGTATCTGATTAGATGA
- a CDS encoding LptF/LptG family permease, which produces MNLLQRYLLKQFVPVCVVALLFFVLMLQLGDLFANLWKYLSNEVPLRSVVKVLLLYAPKCVSFALPLSVLFAAAYTMGNMYARNELTSIFASGYPLYLLILPLLVVGLLLSFGMFYFEDRVVIQTLSEKNNLNRLLLKQQQTLSNTNIVVLSHDGKIIYTADYYQDADKKLYSLFVVERDQEGNIVSILQSPSARWIDSKWQPEDFITYLFADASDVLISKKTIPMMLDEPPETFQRNVASVEELTAPDAKKYIQTLKKAGLPFSEHLANYYKRFSFPLTIFIVLLFSISLGGRFKKNIMLMSLLLSLSIAVLYYVTQMITMLFAKWEYISPLAGAWSPVLLFIIASIVILKYART; this is translated from the coding sequence ATGAATCTTCTTCAACGGTATCTGCTGAAGCAATTCGTTCCGGTTTGCGTCGTAGCACTGCTCTTTTTCGTGTTGATGCTGCAGCTTGGCGACTTATTCGCGAATCTATGGAAATATCTCTCGAACGAAGTTCCTCTGCGCTCTGTGGTTAAAGTCCTTCTGCTGTACGCACCGAAATGCGTGTCGTTCGCTCTGCCGCTTTCGGTTCTTTTTGCCGCCGCTTATACGATGGGGAACATGTATGCCCGCAACGAGCTCACTTCGATTTTTGCTTCCGGCTACCCGTTGTATCTTTTAATTCTTCCTCTGTTGGTTGTCGGGCTTTTGCTATCCTTCGGCATGTTTTATTTCGAAGATCGAGTCGTTATACAAACACTTTCTGAAAAAAACAATCTCAACAGGTTGCTGCTCAAGCAGCAGCAAACGCTGAGCAATACGAACATCGTCGTGCTCTCTCACGACGGAAAGATAATCTATACCGCTGACTATTATCAGGATGCAGACAAAAAATTGTATTCCTTATTCGTAGTCGAACGCGATCAGGAGGGCAATATTGTTTCGATACTGCAATCGCCTTCCGCCCGATGGATAGATTCGAAATGGCAGCCGGAAGATTTCATCACCTACCTTTTTGCTGATGCATCGGACGTGCTTATTTCAAAAAAAACGATTCCGATGATGCTTGACGAACCTCCGGAAACCTTTCAGCGAAACGTCGCTTCGGTGGAAGAACTGACCGCTCCCGACGCGAAAAAATATATTCAGACATTGAAAAAAGCAGGCCTGCCGTTTTCAGAGCATTTGGCGAATTACTATAAGCGATTTTCCTTTCCGCTTACGATTTTCATCGTTCTGCTGTTCTCGATATCGTTGGGCGGACGTTTCAAGAAAAATATCATGCTGATGAGCTTGTTGCTGAGCCTCTCTATAGCAGTCTTGTACTATGTAACTCAAATGATCACCATGTTGTTCGCGAAATGGGAATATATATCGCCGCTCGCCGGCGCCTGGTCTCCGGTATTGTTGTTTATAATCGCCAGCATCGTTATACTCAAGTATGCAAGGACATAA
- the rpsO gene encoding 30S ribosomal protein S15 codes for MALTKEETTAVVNKFGGNEKDTGNTKVQIALLTERINQLTEHCKTFKKDKNSTRGLIILVGQRRRLLKYLQRRDLEGYRSLIKDLGLRK; via the coding sequence ATGGCACTTACAAAAGAAGAAACCACTGCGGTGGTAAACAAATTCGGTGGAAACGAAAAAGACACCGGCAATACGAAGGTTCAGATCGCTTTATTGACTGAGCGCATTAATCAGCTCACTGAGCACTGCAAAACATTCAAGAAGGACAAGAACAGCACCCGCGGATTGATCATCCTCGTTGGACAGCGCCGACGCCTTCTGAAGTACCTGCAGCGCCGCGACCTCGAAGGTTACCGGAGCTTGATCAAGGACCTTGGCCTCCGCAAGTGA
- a CDS encoding FAD synthetase family protein, giving the protein MKIVRWDHLHSHESISLFDHFWSKKKGSALTIGGFDGPHRGHEELFHSVLDASSKMSLASGVVTFSSSPGRLKHPSTYPGDVSTLNLRLQRLESLGFDFVILIDFSPEFGKMTGGDFLDILVNTVRMKYLAVGPDFRCGHRLDTGVSEIEALSHINGFRFDSIKRIELNGMRISSSAIRTAVLDADFTLAKTLLGHPFLLDLNEVIWASGESGPVASRAAITQILPRWGVYTVMIHTRSGAFVPADLKIEGDTLCLIPKDRAADSPISGVMTAEFQVLR; this is encoded by the coding sequence ATGAAAATCGTTAGATGGGATCATTTGCACAGTCATGAGTCGATTTCGCTGTTCGATCATTTTTGGAGCAAAAAGAAGGGCAGCGCGCTGACGATCGGCGGATTCGACGGGCCTCACCGCGGCCATGAAGAATTATTTCATTCCGTATTAGATGCTTCTAGCAAGATGAGTTTAGCTTCCGGAGTTGTTACTTTTTCATCGTCCCCGGGAAGATTGAAGCATCCTTCGACCTATCCGGGCGATGTTTCAACCCTTAATTTGCGTTTACAGCGTCTGGAATCGTTAGGATTCGATTTCGTTATCCTCATTGACTTTTCTCCAGAATTCGGTAAAATGACTGGAGGTGATTTCTTGGATATTCTGGTAAATACTGTCCGAATGAAATATCTGGCCGTCGGCCCTGATTTTCGATGCGGACATCGCCTGGATACGGGAGTTTCGGAAATTGAGGCTCTCTCTCATATAAATGGTTTTCGTTTTGATTCCATAAAACGGATTGAATTAAACGGCATGAGAATAAGCTCTAGCGCTATTCGCACCGCTGTTTTAGACGCCGATTTTACCCTTGCGAAAACTCTTTTGGGACATCCATTTTTACTGGATTTGAACGAAGTTATATGGGCCTCCGGAGAATCCGGTCCTGTAGCTTCTCGTGCAGCGATCACTCAAATACTGCCCCGTTGGGGCGTGTATACGGTCATGATTCATACGAGATCCGGCGCTTTCGTGCCGGCAGATCTCAAGATAGAAGGAGATACGCTTTGTTTGATTCCAAAGGATCGAGCGGCGGATTCTCCGATATCCGGCGTTATGACCGCAGAATTCCAGGTTTTAAGATGA
- the dut gene encoding dUTP diphosphatase, with product MRQVIKVLMKDGLNDSRLPKYATDGSAGADVCAFLSSPVVIGPGERKLVPTGLFVEIPQGFEIQVRSRSGLALKHGVAVLNSPGTIDSDYRGEIGIVLINHGSEPFTVSDGDRIAQLVVSPVVQAGFGFSEALTDSSRGANGYGSTGRN from the coding sequence ATGCGTCAAGTTATTAAAGTGTTAATGAAAGACGGCCTGAACGATTCGCGTTTACCGAAATACGCGACCGACGGATCTGCCGGAGCGGATGTCTGCGCGTTTCTTTCCTCTCCAGTCGTTATCGGTCCAGGTGAACGCAAGCTCGTTCCTACGGGATTATTCGTTGAAATCCCTCAGGGATTCGAGATTCAGGTACGATCAAGATCCGGCCTTGCTTTGAAGCATGGAGTCGCTGTTCTCAATTCTCCCGGAACGATCGATTCGGATTATCGAGGAGAAATCGGCATCGTCCTTATCAATCATGGTAGCGAACCATTTACAGTCAGCGACGGCGACAGAATAGCTCAACTAGTGGTCTCTCCGGTAGTACAGGCGGGATTCGGTTTCTCCGAAGCTTTGACGGATTCAAGCCGCGGCGCGAACGGCTACGGTTCCACCGGTAGAAATTGA
- a CDS encoding HEAT repeat domain-containing protein, whose translation MKRFLALICAFASSMFLFSLEKTDLDIRRDILAYGLENEIVELIDALIKEDESGLQNELQALFDSTRSSAVKESLLKYYGEKNDPYPKEWALSIIADPWDHKKTTVLSIFSYIEKMKAQEAASSVRAILKSENTDYRDSAISLLGSIGTEEDADFLFDFLEDEFSVDEKTRLVIRQNVMTALGKLKAEKYRVRFEEVAGNEDENAVIRSTAAVALGEIGNPESIPILESLFLDKDPLLRSASVKALSGYSSEASTAIILEGFKDPYYKVRLDAIASAEKLKLNESVPYLLYRSKSDPVESVRYRSYEALGLIGDQEGYSWLAEQFANKKNAEGLRLKAASVLAEHHKTSFSPLLLKELISVLEDEKKIKYRYELLKLMIAKRTELDSSVCISLLTSKDPTTKSFGIDLFELYKFTEAKSEIEKIAADEKQGALHRRAKRIIESDKTTTASGE comes from the coding sequence ATGAAAAGGTTCTTAGCTCTTATCTGCGCTTTTGCATCCTCGATGTTCTTGTTTTCTCTGGAGAAAACAGATCTGGACATTCGAAGGGATATTCTTGCATACGGATTGGAGAACGAAATCGTCGAATTGATCGACGCGTTAATAAAAGAAGATGAATCCGGTTTGCAGAATGAGCTTCAGGCCTTGTTCGATTCTACGCGCAGCTCCGCTGTTAAAGAATCATTGCTGAAATATTACGGCGAAAAGAACGACCCGTATCCGAAAGAATGGGCTCTTTCAATAATCGCCGATCCCTGGGATCATAAAAAGACCACCGTATTATCAATTTTTTCATATATCGAAAAAATGAAAGCACAGGAAGCGGCGTCTTCTGTTCGTGCCATTCTCAAGTCGGAAAACACCGATTACAGGGATTCCGCGATCTCCCTGTTGGGTTCTATCGGAACAGAAGAAGACGCGGATTTTCTTTTTGATTTTCTTGAAGATGAATTTTCCGTAGATGAAAAGACAAGGCTGGTCATCAGACAAAACGTAATGACGGCTCTCGGAAAGCTCAAGGCTGAAAAATATCGTGTCCGTTTCGAAGAAGTCGCCGGGAACGAGGATGAAAACGCGGTCATCCGTTCTACGGCTGCCGTCGCTCTCGGCGAAATCGGAAATCCTGAATCCATTCCGATTCTCGAAAGCCTCTTTCTTGATAAGGATCCGCTTCTCCGCTCCGCTTCGGTAAAAGCTCTTTCCGGTTATTCATCCGAAGCATCCACAGCGATAATATTGGAGGGTTTCAAGGATCCGTATTATAAGGTTAGGCTCGACGCAATAGCGTCTGCGGAAAAGCTAAAGCTGAACGAATCGGTTCCGTATTTATTGTATCGATCGAAAAGCGACCCTGTTGAATCTGTTCGTTACCGATCTTATGAAGCGCTTGGATTGATCGGCGATCAAGAAGGGTATTCCTGGCTTGCTGAACAATTCGCGAATAAAAAGAATGCAGAGGGGTTGAGGCTGAAAGCCGCTTCGGTTCTCGCCGAGCACCACAAAACCTCTTTTTCACCATTGCTCTTAAAAGAGCTTATCTCAGTGCTCGAAGACGAAAAGAAAATTAAATACCGCTATGAATTGCTTAAGCTGATGATCGCCAAAAGGACAGAACTCGATTCATCGGTCTGTATCTCGCTTTTAACGAGCAAGGATCCTACGACAAAAAGTTTCGGCATCGATTTATTCGAACTATATAAATTCACTGAAGCAAAGTCGGAAATCGAAAAGATTGCCGCTGATGAAAAACAAGGCGCCTTACATCGGCGGGCGAAGCGAATTATCGAATCTGATAAAACCACGACGGCTTCTGGCGAGTAG
- the pnp gene encoding polyribonucleotide nucleotidyltransferase, translated as MIQRVTYKIGDNELVLETGKLAKQANGSIYAQYAGSAVLATVCASSSSQEGLDYVPLTVDYNEKYYAAGKIPGGFIKREGRPKDKEVLVSRLIDRPMRPLFEKSFGRDIQIVPTCISSDMTNPPDILAVIASSAAVTISDIPFHGPVAAARIAYIDGGYVINPTFEQIENAEMEIVVAGTAEGITMVEGGAHEVSEEVMLGALDKAEEFIKIMCGLQNDLRALCGKEKLPLNPVKVELLNADSIKAEAYPRLSEALFVKGKFERRDACDAVKTDLSAKYAEQLKDEVQSKLFNALFEDMEYTILRTTILEKGVRVDGRGTEDIRDITCDIDVLPYPHGSAVFTRGETQALAVCTLGTVFDEQIYDDIEGDRRENFILHYNFPPYSVGEVGRMGTGRREIGHGYLARRSLEPMVPSREAFPYTVRVVSEILESNGSSSMASVCGGTLSMLHAGVPMKKPVAGIAMGLITDGEKYAVLSDILGEEDHLGDMDFKVAGTEEGITGFQMDIKIAGVSTEIMSKALAQAKRGRLHILGIMNKTISKPSAEISKYAPRIETMKIETDKIGALIGPGGKNIKAISEKYSVTINTENDGTVTIYGKNAKCALGAKEAIKGIVEDPEVGRIYDGVVKRIMDFGAFIEILPGKEGLCHISKLSRTRIANVSDVVKEGQKIPVKLLEVDKMGRLNLSYVDALGEDAN; from the coding sequence ATGATTCAAAGAGTAACATATAAGATCGGCGATAACGAGCTGGTCCTTGAAACAGGCAAATTAGCGAAACAGGCGAACGGTTCCATTTACGCCCAGTACGCAGGTTCTGCCGTGCTGGCAACTGTATGCGCTTCGTCTTCAAGCCAGGAAGGCCTTGATTACGTTCCTCTCACCGTAGATTATAACGAGAAGTATTATGCCGCCGGAAAAATCCCCGGCGGTTTTATCAAGAGGGAAGGGCGGCCGAAAGACAAGGAAGTCCTTGTTTCCCGTTTGATTGATCGTCCCATGCGTCCTCTTTTCGAGAAGTCCTTCGGCCGCGATATTCAGATCGTTCCGACCTGCATTTCCTCGGACATGACCAATCCTCCCGACATTCTGGCAGTGATCGCGAGTTCCGCGGCGGTGACGATTTCCGATATTCCGTTCCACGGACCGGTCGCGGCGGCTCGAATTGCTTACATCGACGGCGGTTATGTGATCAATCCGACTTTCGAGCAGATTGAAAACGCCGAAATGGAAATCGTAGTTGCCGGAACCGCGGAAGGCATCACCATGGTCGAAGGCGGCGCCCACGAGGTTTCCGAAGAAGTCATGCTCGGAGCCCTCGATAAGGCTGAAGAATTCATTAAAATCATGTGCGGTCTTCAGAACGATCTTCGCGCATTGTGCGGAAAGGAAAAGCTTCCCCTCAACCCCGTGAAGGTAGAGTTGCTTAACGCCGACTCGATCAAGGCCGAAGCCTATCCCCGTCTTTCTGAAGCTCTTTTCGTTAAGGGCAAATTCGAGCGCAGGGACGCATGCGACGCTGTTAAAACCGATCTTTCCGCGAAGTATGCCGAACAGCTTAAGGATGAGGTTCAAAGCAAACTCTTCAACGCGCTGTTCGAAGATATGGAATATACGATTCTTCGCACCACTATTCTCGAAAAAGGCGTACGCGTCGACGGCCGCGGCACGGAAGACATTCGCGACATCACCTGCGATATCGATGTTCTTCCCTATCCCCACGGATCCGCAGTATTCACTCGCGGCGAAACCCAGGCCCTGGCAGTTTGTACGCTCGGAACCGTATTCGACGAACAGATTTACGACGACATCGAAGGCGATCGCCGCGAGAATTTCATCCTTCACTACAACTTCCCTCCGTACTCAGTCGGAGAAGTCGGAAGAATGGGAACAGGCCGCCGGGAAATCGGTCACGGCTATCTCGCCCGCCGCTCTCTTGAACCGATGGTTCCGTCCAGAGAAGCATTCCCGTACACTGTACGCGTCGTATCCGAGATTCTCGAATCGAACGGATCCTCCTCCATGGCTTCAGTGTGCGGAGGAACTCTTTCGATGCTCCATGCAGGCGTTCCCATGAAGAAGCCGGTTGCGGGAATCGCGATGGGTCTGATCACCGACGGAGAAAAGTACGCGGTTCTTTCCGATATCCTCGGCGAAGAAGACCACCTTGGAGATATGGACTTCAAGGTCGCAGGAACCGAAGAGGGAATCACCGGATTCCAGATGGACATAAAGATCGCCGGCGTTTCGACAGAAATCATGTCGAAGGCGCTTGCCCAGGCAAAGCGCGGCAGGCTCCATATTCTCGGAATCATGAACAAAACCATCTCCAAGCCCTCTGCCGAGATTTCCAAGTACGCTCCCCGCATTGAAACCATGAAGATTGAAACCGACAAGATCGGCGCTCTCATCGGACCCGGCGGAAAGAACATCAAGGCGATTTCCGAGAAGTATTCGGTCACGATCAATACTGAAAACGACGGTACCGTCACTATTTACGGAAAGAACGCCAAATGCGCTCTCGGAGCGAAGGAAGCCATCAAAGGCATCGTCGAAGATCCCGAGGTCGGCCGCATCTACGACGGCGTCGTGAAAAGAATCATGGATTTCGGCGCATTCATTGAAATTCTTCCGGGAAAAGAAGGTTTGTGCCATATATCCAAACTTTCCAGAACACGGATCGCAAATGTATCCGATGTCGTGAAAGAAGGACAGAAGATTCCCGTTAAACTCTTGGAAGTCGACAAGATGGGACGCCTCAACCTTTCGTATGTAGACGCCCTTGGAGAAGATGCCAATTAA